Part of the Dehalococcoidia bacterium genome, CGTTGGCGAAGAGGAGGTCGACGTGGCCCTCCACGAGCTCGAGGAAGGACTCGCGGTGCCGGTCGACGCAGAAGGGGTCGGAGAGCGTGAGGGCGACTTTGCCGCCGGCGGCGGCCGCGGCGCGCGCGGCCTTCAGGAAGGCCTCCTTCGCCCGTGGCTTGTCCCAGAGATAGCCTTCCAGGTAGACGACCCGCGACGCCGCGACCAGCGCCTCGTCGATGTCCTCCGGGCCAACCTCGCCCGCCGCGCCCAGGAAGGTCTGCATCGTGCGCTGGGCGTCGGGCGTCACAACTATGAGACAGCGAGCCGTGGAGGCTCCGCCGTCGAGCGGCGGCGTGTCGAAGTGGACGCCGGCGGCGCGGATGTCGTGCGCGAAGACCCGACCCAGGAGGTCATTCGCCACCTTGCCGACGAAGGCCGCGCGTCCGCCAAGGCCGGCGAAGCACGCGACGGTGTTCGCCGCCGACCCGCCCGAGACCTCGACGCCTGGCCCCATGAGGGCGTAGAGCCTCTCAGCCGCCTCCTCGTCTACCAGGGACATCGCGCCCTTGGTGAGCCGCTGCTCGAAGAGGAAGGCGTCATCAGCGCGGGCAAGCACGTCGACTATCGCGTTGCCGATGGCGGTGACACCGTACCTGGCGTCGCTCATTCCCAATCCTGGGCGCCTGCCAACTCTGGCTGCGCAGCGCGCCCTATGCCCTGAGCTCGTCCTCGCTCATGAGGCGAAAACCGATCTTGACAGTGACCTGGTACTCGTTCACGCGGCCATCGACGATGGTGCCACGGATTTCCTCGACCTCGAACCAGTCGAGGCCCTTCAGGGTTTGTGCGGCGCGGTTCACGGCCGCCTGGATCGCCTCGTTGATGCCGGCCTGCGAAGTGCCGACTACCTCCGTCTTGCGATAGATGTGTCCTGCCAAGAGTCGCCTCCTTGCCCGCGCTTTCCCTCGCATTGTAAGGCCGCCGGGTGCGGATACCGGAGAGTCCAGTGTGCGGAGCACAAGAACCTCCTGTGCCTCTCTCGTATGCGGTCCTGACCCTGCAGTACGTACTGTCCGGTTCCGCGTCGAGCCCTTATCATGTCGCCACCTGACGTAAACGGGAGGGTGGTGCATGGAGCAGGCGCTAGCGGGGACTCGAGTCCTCGACCTTTCCGACGGTGTGGCCGGGGCTTACTGCTCCAAGCTCCTTGCCGACCTCGGCGCCGACGTCATCAAAGTCGAACCGCCTGACGGCGACTCCCTCCGGCGGCTCGGGCCCTTCCCTGGCGGCCAGCCTGACCCCGAGCGCAGCGGCCTTTTCCTGCACCTCAACGCCAACAAGCGGGGCATCGTACTCGACCTCGACAGCGCCGACGGACGCGCCAGCCTCCACCGGCTCGTGCGCACCGCGGACCTGCTGATCGAGAGCCGCCGCTCGCCGGAGCGCGAGCGGTTGGGCCTGACGTATGAGGCGCTCTCGCCATTCAATCCGCGGTTGGTGGTGACCTCGATCACGCCCTTCGGCACCTACGGCCCTTACGCCGGCTGGCAGTCCGACGAGATCGTCGAGTGGGCAATGGGCGGCTACATGTACTTTGCGGGGGACCCCGACCGGGAACCCCTGTTCGTGCCCGGCCACCAGGCGGCGCTCCATGCCGGGCAGCACGCGGCGATCGGGTCGCTAGCCGCGCTGCATTACGCGCGCCGCTCGGGCCTCGGCCAGCAGGTCGAGGTCTCGCACCTGGAGTCGATGCTCCTGGCGCACGCCTGGCTCACCGTCGCCTGGACGCACGCCGGCGAAGTCATGAAGCGCACCCCCTCGACCCTGATCCCCTGCGCCGACGGCAACCTGGTCGGCTTCTTCGCGCCGTTGCGGAGCGAGAACTTCTTCATCCTGATCGAGCGCTATGACTTGATCGACCACCCCGACTACGCCACGCCCCTGGCGCGCATGCGTAAGGCGCAGGAACTGCAGCCGCTTCTGCGGGACTGGTGCGCGACTCAGAAGGCGGCCGACGTGCAGGCGAAGGCCCAGGAGCTGCGCATCGCCTGCACCTATACGGTGGACATCGCCGGGCTCCTCGCCGAGCCCCACATGAGGGCGCGGGAG contains:
- a CDS encoding adenosine kinase, with translation MSDARYGVTAIGNAIVDVLARADDAFLFEQRLTKGAMSLVDEEAAERLYALMGPGVEVSGGSAANTVACFAGLGGRAAFVGKVANDLLGRVFAHDIRAAGVHFDTPPLDGGASTARCLIVVTPDAQRTMQTFLGAAGEVGPEDIDEALVAASRVVYLEGYLWDKPRAKEAFLKAARAAAAAGGKVALTLSDPFCVDRHRESFLELVEGHVDLLFANEEEVKSLYQVSDFDTALQHVRGHCEIAALTRSEKGSVVVNGGEVHVVDAEKGVTVVDTTGAGDAYAAGFLYGYTRGRDLYTCARLGSLLAAEVISHYGARPEADLKQLAARAGL
- a CDS encoding dodecin; protein product: MAGHIYRKTEVVGTSQAGINEAIQAAVNRAAQTLKGLDWFEVEEIRGTIVDGRVNEYQVTVKIGFRLMSEDELRA